From one Melioribacteraceae bacterium genomic stretch:
- a CDS encoding outer-membrane lipoprotein carrier protein LolA, giving the protein MIISIQILFITLLFLFNPQIEDGSKLLNELQEKYESVNDFHADFRLETVTGNVETGKFYYKSVDKFKIELKSRTMISDGESVWNYTQRNNKVIITPIEDNENSFSINDYVFEFPAKCNVTRGTDEKGRDILLLKPKSTELNFKEMKIVVNSEKLIDEIHLTDFMDQGYRVYLSSTKVNRKLSDKFFIFEPSDGIQVIDLR; this is encoded by the coding sequence ATGATAATTTCAATACAGATACTTTTTATAACATTATTGTTTTTATTTAATCCTCAAATTGAAGACGGTTCAAAATTATTAAATGAACTTCAGGAAAAATATGAGAGTGTAAATGATTTCCATGCTGATTTTAGATTGGAAACAGTCACCGGTAATGTAGAAACCGGTAAGTTTTATTATAAATCAGTTGACAAGTTTAAAATAGAATTAAAATCAAGAACAATGATTAGCGATGGAGAATCAGTTTGGAATTATACCCAAAGAAATAATAAAGTAATTATAACACCGATTGAAGATAATGAAAATTCATTTTCAATAAATGATTATGTGTTTGAGTTTCCGGCAAAATGCAATGTGACGAGAGGAACCGACGAAAAGGGCAGAGATATCTTATTGCTGAAACCAAAATCAACCGAACTGAATTTTAAAGAAATGAAAATAGTTGTTAATTCCGAGAAACTAATAGATGAAATTCATCTTACAGATTTTATGGATCAAGGTTATAGAGTTTACTTATCAAGCACAAAAGTGAACCGAAAACTAAGTGACAAGTTCTTTATCTTCGAACCATCTGACGGGATTCAGGTAATTGACCTCAGATAA
- a CDS encoding DNA translocase FtsK 4TM domain-containing protein has product MAKTKAKKNNSKNGNNYFIISVEKKKKLFGIILSVFAMLIFLSILSYSSKDVSQLMGGNDLNIFNLSSEKAGRIVSINNWIGIIGAHISYFLTHSTIGYASIIFPVIMFIWGYTILKNEESKTAVYLSNFFLVIGLIFSAFFGLLRNSTEFDLLTDNVEYSGKIGDFLGNLLGNLLGGLGGIIFLVTALVITLIISFDIKFTPILEFFKNLWVETFEKEEKKQKEVIRIKKPDDEEKESNLAKIKKLREKDADVEVGFTPGSIEVESVEPELDTKIRILQKDEPEGIIEEESKVEDPYIAKLDDKKVKDKDTKETDTDPIIDKMEEAKLPEQWEEEIKYKWPRIDLLEAPKETELQISEEELKRNAELLKEKLALFDIKIEDISVTPGPVVTLYEIVPAPGVKISRIVSLEHDIALALAARGIRIIAPIPGKSAIGVEIPNAESQLVKARSVVAKLKESKAELPLALGKTISGDVYITDLATMPHLLIAGSTGSGKSVGINMILTSLIYAKHPSEIKFVIVDPKKIELSFYKRLNRHFLAVSPDIDEEIITNPQNALLVLKAVEFEMEKRYDKLAKIGVRNIVDYNARVTDPKRKPKDTDSMKHYKMPYIIVVIDELADLMMTSGKEVEEPIARLAQLARAVGIHLIVATQRPSVNVITGVIKANFSARIAYQVATKIDSRTILDMNGAEQLLGRGDMLFLPGGMPKPIRIQNAFITSDEVEEITKFIYLQEGFSKRFFLPSMFEKKSKANSSFITELDDMFEEAARMIVRHQQGSVSLLQRRLKLGYARAARIVDQLEQAGVVGQSEGSKAREVLVENEEQLEMILRSL; this is encoded by the coding sequence ATGGCAAAAACTAAAGCGAAGAAAAATAATTCAAAAAACGGGAATAATTATTTTATCATTTCTGTTGAGAAAAAGAAAAAATTATTCGGAATAATTCTTTCTGTATTTGCCATGCTCATTTTTTTGAGTATTCTTTCATATTCTTCTAAAGATGTTTCTCAATTAATGGGTGGAAATGACTTAAATATATTTAATCTCTCTTCAGAAAAAGCGGGCAGAATAGTTTCGATAAATAACTGGATTGGGATAATCGGTGCGCATATTTCTTATTTCCTCACACATTCAACTATCGGTTATGCTTCAATTATATTTCCCGTAATTATGTTTATTTGGGGATATACAATTCTTAAAAATGAAGAATCAAAAACCGCAGTTTATCTTTCAAACTTTTTTTTGGTTATAGGTTTAATTTTCTCGGCATTCTTTGGTCTGCTCAGAAACTCAACTGAATTTGATTTACTAACGGACAATGTAGAATACTCAGGTAAGATAGGAGACTTCTTGGGTAATCTTCTTGGCAATCTTCTCGGTGGTCTCGGTGGAATTATTTTCCTTGTTACCGCATTAGTCATAACACTAATAATATCGTTCGATATAAAATTTACACCGATTCTAGAATTCTTTAAGAATCTTTGGGTGGAGACGTTTGAGAAAGAAGAAAAGAAACAAAAGGAAGTTATTCGCATCAAGAAACCTGATGATGAAGAAAAAGAAAGCAATCTAGCCAAGATTAAAAAGCTTCGAGAAAAGGATGCTGATGTTGAAGTAGGATTTACACCCGGCTCAATAGAAGTGGAATCGGTTGAACCCGAACTTGATACAAAAATTAGAATTTTACAAAAAGATGAACCCGAAGGAATTATAGAAGAAGAATCCAAAGTTGAAGATCCCTACATCGCTAAATTAGATGACAAGAAAGTAAAAGATAAAGATACGAAAGAAACTGATACCGACCCGATAATTGACAAGATGGAAGAAGCTAAACTACCGGAGCAGTGGGAAGAGGAAATAAAATATAAATGGCCCCGAATCGATTTACTTGAAGCACCGAAAGAAACTGAACTCCAAATTTCTGAAGAAGAATTAAAACGAAATGCGGAACTGTTAAAAGAAAAATTAGCTTTATTCGATATTAAAATTGAGGATATCTCGGTAACTCCGGGTCCGGTGGTTACTTTGTACGAAATTGTACCTGCACCGGGAGTAAAGATCAGCAGAATTGTAAGTCTGGAACATGATATTGCTTTAGCATTAGCTGCAAGAGGAATAAGAATTATCGCACCAATACCGGGTAAAAGCGCAATTGGTGTGGAAATACCGAATGCTGAATCACAATTAGTTAAAGCACGTTCGGTGGTTGCAAAATTAAAAGAGAGTAAAGCTGAACTCCCGTTAGCTCTCGGTAAAACAATCTCGGGTGATGTTTATATAACTGATCTAGCTACGATGCCTCACTTGCTTATTGCCGGTTCAACCGGTTCGGGAAAAAGTGTTGGAATCAACATGATTCTAACTAGTTTGATTTATGCTAAACATCCTTCCGAGATAAAATTTGTAATTGTCGATCCAAAGAAGATTGAGCTATCATTTTATAAAAGATTAAACAGACACTTCTTAGCTGTTTCACCGGATATTGACGAAGAGATAATAACTAATCCACAAAATGCATTGCTTGTATTAAAAGCCGTAGAATTTGAGATGGAAAAACGTTACGACAAACTTGCTAAAATTGGTGTTAGAAATATTGTGGATTACAATGCAAGAGTAACCGATCCGAAACGTAAACCGAAAGACACTGATTCAATGAAGCATTATAAAATGCCGTACATAATCGTTGTTATTGATGAGTTAGCTGATTTGATGATGACATCCGGTAAAGAAGTTGAAGAGCCCATAGCGAGATTAGCACAATTAGCAAGAGCGGTTGGTATTCATCTTATTGTTGCAACACAACGCCCATCTGTTAATGTAATAACCGGTGTAATTAAAGCAAACTTTAGCGCACGTATTGCATATCAGGTTGCTACTAAAATTGATTCGCGTACAATACTCGATATGAATGGAGCTGAACAGTTGCTTGGTCGTGGTGATATGTTATTTTTACCGGGAGGAATGCCCAAACCGATAAGAATTCAGAATGCCTTTATCACTTCAGACGAAGTTGAAGAAATAACTAAATTCATTTATTTGCAGGAAGGTTTCAGCAAACGATTTTTCTTGCCTTCAATGTTTGAGAAAAAAAGTAAAGCCAATTCAAGTTTTATTACTGAATTGGATGATATGTTTGAAGAAGCTGCAAGGATGATTGTTCGGCATCAACAGGGTTCAGTATCATTATTACAGAGAAGGCTGAAACTTGGTTATGCTCGTGCGGCAAGAATTGTTGACCAGCTTGAACAAGCCGGTGTCGTCGGTCAATCAGAAGGCAGTAAAGCTAGAGAAGTTCTCGTCGAAAATGAAGAACAATTAGAAATGATTTTAAGGTCATTATGA
- a CDS encoding 2-phosphosulfolactate phosphatase has product MKINVLLSPLNAEEMYFAGKTAVVIDVLRATTVISTALENGAKEIIPVGTIEFAMKISGDAFGGHRLLGGERNTKKIEGFNLGNSPLEYSKEIVDGKSIILYTTNGSKAIVKAKFSENLFTCSFYNLSSVAEQMTAMNIDFDILCSGDNGRFSLEDTICAGRLISEIIKLKEDIELTDSSRASVSLNKSFGKSISKMLAETEHGKRLIENGFKDDITHAAKLSKSNIVPFYKNGVIKKYEIEQVQ; this is encoded by the coding sequence ATGAAAATTAACGTATTGTTATCTCCGCTTAATGCTGAGGAAATGTATTTTGCCGGTAAAACTGCTGTTGTAATTGATGTTCTTCGTGCAACGACGGTTATTTCAACAGCGCTTGAGAATGGTGCAAAGGAAATTATTCCGGTTGGCACTATAGAATTTGCGATGAAGATTTCCGGTGATGCATTTGGAGGACATCGTTTGTTAGGCGGTGAACGTAACACAAAAAAAATTGAAGGATTTAATCTAGGTAATTCACCTTTAGAGTATTCAAAAGAAATTGTTGATGGAAAATCTATTATTCTTTATACCACAAACGGATCAAAAGCGATTGTGAAAGCAAAATTTTCTGAAAATTTATTTACATGTTCCTTTTATAATTTGAGTTCGGTTGCCGAACAGATGACTGCAATGAATATTGATTTTGATATTCTGTGTTCAGGCGATAATGGCAGATTCAGTTTAGAGGATACAATTTGTGCCGGCAGATTAATTTCGGAAATAATAAAATTAAAAGAGGATATCGAGTTAACCGATTCGTCAAGAGCGAGCGTTTCACTGAATAAATCCTTCGGAAAAAGTATTTCTAAAATGCTTGCCGAAACAGAACACGGTAAGAGACTAATTGAGAATGGTTTTAAAGACGATATTACTCACGCTGCAAAACTTTCTAAAAGTAATATAGTCCCTTTTTATAAAAATGGTGTTATCAAAAAATATGAAATTGAACAAGTTCAATAA